The stretch of DNA GCGCGTTCGAGGCGCCGGGATAGTCGGCACAAGCCTGGAGCAGATCCTCGATGCCGTATTTGCGGTTGAGCGGCACGATCTCGTCGCGCACCTCCTTGCGCACGGCGTGGAGCGAAACCGCGAGGTTGACCCCGATCTCCTTGCCGCAGCGTTCCATCATCGGGATGACGCCGCTCGTGGAAAGCGTGATGCGCCGCTTCGACAGGGCGAGCCCGTCGCCGTCCATCACGAGGTTCAGCGCGTCGCGCACGTGGTCGAAATTGTAGAGCGGCTCGCCCATGCCCATCATCACGATATTGGTGAGCAGGCGTCCATCGGCGGTGTAGTGGCCGGCATCTTCCTCGCCGAGGTCGTTCATGCGCCCCTTCGGCCATTCGCCCAGCGCATCGCGCGCGAGCATGACCTGGCCGACGATCTCGCCTGGCGTGAGGTTCCTCACCAGCCGCATCGTGCCGGTGTGGCAGAAGGTGCAGTTGAGGGTGCAGCCGACCTGGCTCGACACGCACAGGGTTCCGCGGGTCTCGTCGGGGATGAAGACCATCTCGAAATCATGGCCGTCGCTGGTGCGAAGCAGCCACTTGCGCGTGCCGTCTGAGGAATGCTGCGCCTCGACGACATCGGGGCGGCCGATGACGAAGCGTTCGGCGAGCCATGGGCGCATGGTCTTGGCGATGTCGGTCATCGCTTCGAAGTCGGTTACACCGCGGTGGTAGAGCCAGTGGAACACCTGCTTGGCGCGCAGCTTGGCGGCCTTGGCATCGAGCCCGGCTTCCTCGAACAATTCGTGGATCCGCCCTTTGGGCAGGCCGATGAGGTCCACGCGCCCGTCCGCGCGCGGCGTGATGTCGCGCGCGACGGGAACCGGGTCGACCTGCCCGGGAATGGTCATGAGGCTCGTTTCTGGCATGATCGCCCGCGCATATAGGCGCGTGCGGCGCACAAATCAAAGCCCGCGCGCGGGAAGGTGCATTCCGCCAATGGGTTCCCGCGAGCGGGCGCGTCAGTCGCTCGCCCCGTCGATCCGTTTCGCGGCGCACTTCCGGGCGCTGCTGCGGCACGATCCGGCGGCGCTTTCGTGGCCTTGCTGCAACACCGCGTTGTTGCGCCATGTTCATGAAACAAGGGACAAAATCCGCCCGTTCTCCCGATCGAAGCGGACGCGAAAGGCGCGTTCGTGGGATCAATGGAGAATGACACATGAAACCGATCGCAACACTCCTGCTCGCAGGAACCGCCTTCGCCGTCGCCTCGCCCGCCATGGCGCAGGACACGGACGACTTCACCGGCTTCCGCCTCGAAGCGCTCGCCGGGTTCGACGCGAGCAAGGCCGGGGATACGGTCGACGACGACCTCGACGAGGACAACGACCAGTCGATCGAAGGGCTCGTCTACGGCGCGGGCGCGGGCTACGACTATGATCTCGGCGGCGTCGTCGTCGGGGTCGAGGCGGAGCTGACCGGCTCGACCGCCGACACCGGCTTCGAGGACGGCGATTTCGAGGGCATCGGCTTCGGCGAAGTCGATACGGGACGCGACATCTATCTCGGCGCGCGCGCCGGCGTGGTCGCCTCGCCCGGCCTGCTGGTCTATGCCAAGGGCGGCTACACCAATGCCCGCTACAACCTTGCCGCGACCTTCGACGGCGATGACTATGACGAGAAGATCGACGCCGACGGCTACCGCGTGGGCGCGGGGGCGGAATACCGCTTCGGTGCGAACACCTTCGCCAAGCTCGAATACCGCTATTCGAACTACTCCGAGGCGGAGCTCGATTTCGAGGACGACACGATCCCCGACGTCGACCTCGGCGAGATCGATCTCGACCGGCACCAGGTGATGGCGGGCGTGGGTTTCCGCTTCTGATCGGAGGAACCGAAGGCGAGGGGCCGGACGCGCTGCGTCCGGCCCTTTTCGTGTCAGCGCAGGTTCGCGCAGCCGACCGTGGCGGCATCCATCGCTGTCGCGACCCCGTCGAGGTCGTAGCGGCTGGTAAAGCGCCCGCCGCCTGCCGCGCGCGCGGTTACGCGCAGGATGGTGGCGGAGCGCAGCGCGGCGATGATCGCGGCGTCCGCCGCGGCGTCCTTCGCCCAGGCATCGCGCCCCCGCGCGACGAGGTCGAAGCGCCGCGAACCGACGCGCAAGCTGGGCGCGCTGCCCTTGGCCGCGGGCCGGGCAAGGCGGATGTGAAGCTGGCCGCGAATGCCGCGCTTCGGCCATGTCGCGATGCTGGCAAAGGCGGCGGCCCGATTGCTCCCGCGCGGCCTGGCGATGGCGTAGCAGCGCGCCGCGCTTTCGTCGCGAAAGGCGGCCCAGTTCGAATAGACGCCGAGGCTTTCCTTGCCGTCCTGCTGCGCCGCCGCTGGCAGGGCGAGCGCGGCAAGCGGCAGCAGGGCAAGGCCGAGCCTAGTCATAGGAAATGTCCATCACTTCCCATTCCTTCTCGCCCGTCGGCAGGCGCACGGTCCTGAGGTCACCGACAGCCGCGCCACGCAGCGCCCTTGCGAGAGGGGAACTCCACCCGATCCGCCCGGAACCTGCGTCCTGTTCGTCGTCGCCGACGATGGTCACGCTCTTGCGCTCGTCGTCCTCGTCGGCAAGCTCGACCGTAGCCCCGAAGAAGACGCGCTCCGCATCGCGCTGCTGGGTGGGATCGACCACTCGCACCGCCTTCATCCGGCGGGCGAGGTGGGCAAGCTCGCGGTCGATCTCGCGCATCCGCTTGCGCCCATAGAGATAGTCGCCGTTCTCCGAGCGGTCGCCATTGCCCGCCGCCCAGCTGACGATCTCCACGATTGCGGGGCGCTCCGTGCCGAGCAGGTGGTCGTAGCGCGCCTTCAGCGCGGCGAAGCCTGCGGGCGTGATCGGCGGCCCCTGGCGGGAAGACATGGTGCGCGGCTCCTTAGGGAAGGAACTTGTCGATCGTGCGCGGCAGCCCGGCCTTTTCCGGGTACATATGGCTGTAGCTCACCGCGTTGCCGAGCACGCGCATGATGTAATAGCGCGTCTCGAAATTCGACGGGATCTTCTCGACCCATGTGACCCAGTCGATCTCGCCGGTGCGCGGGTCGCCGTTCATCCGCAGCCACTGGTTCACCCGGCCCGGCCCGGCGTTGTAGGCCCCGACCGCGAGCGGGTAGGCGCCGCCGTAATAATCCATCATGCGCGCGAAATAGGCATCGCCCAGGCGGATATTATAGGCCGGATCGCCGATCAGGTTCGCGGACATATACTGCACGCCGAGCTTGCGCGACTGCTCGCGCGCGGTGCCGGGCATCAGCTGCATGATGCCGCGCGCCCCGGCGTGGGAAACGCGGGTGCGGTCGAATTCGCTTTCCTGCCGGCTGATCGCGTGGACCATGGTCCAGTCGTTGACCACCGGCGTGTCGAGCGTCGGGAAGCCGACCCGCTCGAAGCCGGGAAGGCCGTTCTCGCCCGCCTTCATGCCGAGCACGACGGCCATTTCCTCGAGCCCCGTCTCGCGCGCGAGCCCGGCCACCAGCGCCATGTCCTGCGGGGTTTCGGCGCTGTCGCCCAGCGCCTGGAAGAAGCGCCGCTCGGTCCGCCAGTCGCGGCGGTTGGCGGCGATCGCGCGGATCGCGCGGACCAGCGGGCGCTGTTCGAACTCGGCGCGGGTGGCCTCGTCGATCACGGGTTCGGGCACGGGCGCGAAGCCGGGCATTTCGCGGCCCAGCGCGCGGATCGCGAGCTGGCCGTAGTAATATTCGGGGTGCGCGGCGGCCATTTCGAAATAGCGCGTCGCTTCGTCGGTCATGCCCGCTGCGCGTGCGGCGCGGCCGGCCCAGTAGAAGCCCTTGGACCGGGTGAGCGGGGTGCGCGCGCCTTCGCCGTAGCGATAGAACAGCGGCGCGGCCTTCGCCCCGTCTCCGAGGTTCCACAGAGCCGAGGTTCCGCCCAGCCACATGAGGTCGGTGTAACGGTCGCGCAGGCGGAAGGAGCCTTCGGAAATGTCGCGGTTCTCGCGGAAGACATCGTCGATCCGGCTCGCGATGCGCACCGCATTGGTCGGCCCGCCCGCTTCGGCGAGCGTGAGCATCAGGCCGACCATCGCCTCGCCGTCATGCGCCGGGCGGTCGAAGGCGGGGCGATTGGCGAAAAGCTGCACCGCGTCGGGCAGGCGGTTCGAACGGCGCAGGTGGTTGCCGAGCGCATAGACATAGCCCGGATCGCGCAGCGCGCCTTCGGGGACGGTCAGTCCCGCTTCCTCGGGCAGCGTCCCGCGGACCAGAGCGAGCCGCGCCATCGCAAGGTCGCGCTCGCCCGGGGCAAGGTGCACCATCGCCCGCGCCGCCGCATCGGCGTTGCCCTGCCACAGCAGCGCATCGACCCGCGCGGCGTGATCTTCGGGTGTGAGGCGCGCGTGATAGAGGCTCGAGAGGTAAAGCTCGGCCGGCTCGCTCATCGTGCCCATGCGCCACGCCTCGCGCGCGACCTCGAACGCCTCGGGCCGCTGCGCCCCTGCAAGCGCCAGCGCATAGCGCGCGCGGCCCGCATTGGTGAGCGGCGGATAGAGATCGAAATAGCGCAGCAGGTCGGCGGCCGGGGGCGCTTCGGCATCGAGC from Erythrobacter sp. encodes:
- the rlmN gene encoding 23S rRNA (adenine(2503)-C(2))-methyltransferase RlmN: MPETSLMTIPGQVDPVPVARDITPRADGRVDLIGLPKGRIHELFEEAGLDAKAAKLRAKQVFHWLYHRGVTDFEAMTDIAKTMRPWLAERFVIGRPDVVEAQHSSDGTRKWLLRTSDGHDFEMVFIPDETRGTLCVSSQVGCTLNCTFCHTGTMRLVRNLTPGEIVGQVMLARDALGEWPKGRMNDLGEEDAGHYTADGRLLTNIVMMGMGEPLYNFDHVRDALNLVMDGDGLALSKRRITLSTSGVIPMMERCGKEIGVNLAVSLHAVRKEVRDEIVPLNRKYGIEDLLQACADYPGASNARRITFEYVMLKDKNDSDEDARELVRLLRKYDLPAKVNLIPFNPWPGAGYECSTPERIRAFSDIVFEGGISAPVRTPRGRDIDAACGQLRTAAEKKSRAERDREAAAAAS
- a CDS encoding lytic transglycosylase domain-containing protein; its protein translation is MSSMVTRRKTNTGALAGVLAASAAAALAGPSVAQIAQPQPMEEDRASLVARQPTPIGAALDKWEALQSADRTFGFDDYSRFVMSYPQFPLTDTLRVRAENTLDAEAPPAADLLRYFDLYPPLTNAGRARYALALAGAQRPEAFEVAREAWRMGTMSEPAELYLSSLYHARLTPEDHAARVDALLWQGNADAAARAMVHLAPGERDLAMARLALVRGTLPEEAGLTVPEGALRDPGYVYALGNHLRRSNRLPDAVQLFANRPAFDRPAHDGEAMVGLMLTLAEAGGPTNAVRIASRIDDVFRENRDISEGSFRLRDRYTDLMWLGGTSALWNLGDGAKAAPLFYRYGEGARTPLTRSKGFYWAGRAARAAGMTDEATRYFEMAAAHPEYYYGQLAIRALGREMPGFAPVPEPVIDEATRAEFEQRPLVRAIRAIAANRRDWRTERRFFQALGDSAETPQDMALVAGLARETGLEEMAVVLGMKAGENGLPGFERVGFPTLDTPVVNDWTMVHAISRQESEFDRTRVSHAGARGIMQLMPGTAREQSRKLGVQYMSANLIGDPAYNIRLGDAYFARMMDYYGGAYPLAVGAYNAGPGRVNQWLRMNGDPRTGEIDWVTWVEKIPSNFETRYYIMRVLGNAVSYSHMYPEKAGLPRTIDKFLP
- a CDS encoding outer membrane beta-barrel protein, whose amino-acid sequence is MKPIATLLLAGTAFAVASPAMAQDTDDFTGFRLEALAGFDASKAGDTVDDDLDEDNDQSIEGLVYGAGAGYDYDLGGVVVGVEAELTGSTADTGFEDGDFEGIGFGEVDTGRDIYLGARAGVVASPGLLVYAKGGYTNARYNLAATFDGDDYDEKIDADGYRVGAGAEYRFGANTFAKLEYRYSNYSEAELDFEDDTIPDVDLGEIDLDRHQVMAGVGFRF
- the greB gene encoding transcription elongation factor GreB encodes the protein MSSRQGPPITPAGFAALKARYDHLLGTERPAIVEIVSWAAGNGDRSENGDYLYGRKRMREIDRELAHLARRMKAVRVVDPTQQRDAERVFFGATVELADEDDERKSVTIVGDDEQDAGSGRIGWSSPLARALRGAAVGDLRTVRLPTGEKEWEVMDISYD